The proteins below come from a single Serratia ficaria genomic window:
- a CDS encoding YidB family protein, whose protein sequence is MGLFDSVLGNILGGGANGKGIDYVAIMQWVEQQGGLQAILDKFRQGQFGDVVGSWLGNGENQQISGDHVQQALGSDAINQLAEKLGIDPAQASSTIAQFLPTVADAASPNGEVQQNSNELGDMVGKLFK, encoded by the coding sequence ATGGGTCTGTTTGATAGCGTATTGGGCAACATTCTGGGCGGCGGCGCCAACGGCAAGGGCATCGACTATGTCGCCATCATGCAATGGGTCGAACAACAGGGTGGCCTGCAGGCGATTCTGGACAAGTTCCGCCAGGGGCAATTCGGCGATGTGGTCGGTTCGTGGCTCGGCAACGGCGAAAACCAGCAAATTTCCGGCGATCACGTGCAGCAGGCGCTGGGCAGCGACGCCATCAATCAGCTGGCCGAAAAACTGGGGATCGATCCGGCCCAGGCGTCCAGCACCATTGCGCAGTTCTTGCCAACGGTCGCTGACGCCGCCTCGCCGAACGGCGAAGTGCAGCAGAACAGCAACGAACTGGGCGACATGGTCGGCAAGCTGTTCAAATAA